From the Niveibacterium microcysteis genome, the window CCGCGTGTGGCGCCGATGATGGCGGCTATCGAGACGGCCGGGCGCGACGCACTGGCGACCTTCGGCGAGCGCACGCACTGCTATACCCACCTCTCGCATGTCTACCCGCAGGGCTCCAGCGTCTACTCGACATTCGTGTTCCGCGTCGGGCCGGATTTCGAAACCAGCTTCGCGCGCTGGCAAGCACTCAAGCGCGCGGTGTCGCAGGCCATCGTCGCGCGAGGCGGCACCATCACCCACCAGCATGGTGTCGGCCAGGACCATGCGCCCTGGCTCGCCGCGGAGAAGGGTGCTGCGGGGCTCGCAATGCTCGACGCGGTGCGTCGGCAACTCGATCCTCACGGCGTGATGACGCCCGGCAACCTCTTCGGCGACCGCGATTGATGAATACCGATTGCGACCTGCTGGTGATCGGCGGCGGCATCACCGGCGCTGGCATCGCGCTGGAGGCGGCGCGTCGCGGCTTGTCGGTGACGCTGGTCGAAGCGCGCGACTTTGCCTGGGGCACCTCGTCGCGCTCGTCGAAGCTGGTGCACGGTGGCCTGCGCTATTTGCGCGAGGGTAAGCCCGGGCTGACCCGCGAATCGGTGCACGAACGCGCCGCACTGATGCGCGACGCCGCCGGGCTGGTCGAGCCGCAAGGCTTCCTGATGGCGCACTACCGCGGTCGTTCGCCGGGCCGCTGGTTGCTCGGTGCGGGACTTGCGATCTACGACGCCTTCGCCGGTGTGCGCAGCCGCCGCTACCACGCCGCCGACCGTGCCGCCTGGCTTGCGCCCCACCTCGGCCGGGCTGGTCTTCAGGGCGCAAGCACTTATCTCGACGCGAAGACCGATGACGCCCGGCTGGTGCTGCGGGTGCTGCAGGAAGCGCGTGTGCATGGCGCGCGGCTGATGAACTACACCCGGGTCGAATCGCTGCTGCGCGACGCGACTGGTGTGTGCGGCGCGCGGCTGCAGCCGGAGGCGGGCGCCGCCTACGTGCTGCGCGCCCGTTGCGTCGTGAACGCCACCGGCGTGTGGGCCGACGGCCTGCGCGCCACCCTGGGGGCCGCACCCAAGCTGCGTCCGCTACGCGGTAGCCATCTGCTGTTTCCGCTCTGGCGGCTGCCCTTGGCGCAGGCGGTGGCGTTCATGCACCCGCGCGACGGCCGGCCGGTGTTTGCCTATCCGTGGGAAGGCATAGCGCTGGTAGGCACCACCGATGAGGACCACGCCGCCGACCTCGCCCTTGAGCCTGGCATCACGCGCGGCGAGGCGGACTATCTGTTCGAGGCGCTGGCCTGGCAGTTTCCGTCGCTCGCGCTGTGCGATGCGGATGTGTTGTCGGCCTACGCCGGTGTGCGGCCGGTGGTGGCCAGCGGGCGGGCGGACCCGTCGAAGGAGACCCGCGATCACATTGTGCTGGACGAAGCCGGGCTGCTGACCGTGACCGGCGGCAAGCTGACCACCTTCCGCGCGATTGCGGTGGATGCGCTGGCGCGTCTGGCGCCACGCCTGCCAGCCGCCGGCCGAAGCGCTACGGGCAGCATCTTTGCGCCGGTCGCCAAGTCCGCCGCGCTGGCTGCGCTGCCGCCCGCGCTATGCGAGCGTTTGATCGGGCGCCACGGCGTGGCTACCGAGGCACTGGTCGCGTGCGCCGCGCCGGGCGAACTGGCGCGGATCTGCGGCACGCCCACGCTGTGGGCCGAGCTGCGTTACGCTGCGCAGGCGGAACAGGTGCAACACCTCGACGACCTGCTGCTGCGGCGCACCCGGCTTGGCTTGCTGCTGCGCCATGGTGCCGCGGAGATCCTGCCGCGCGTCGAACAGATCGCGCGCCCGCTGCTCGGCTGGGACGCGACGCGTTGGCGGGCCGAGGTGGCGCGTTATCTGGACATTGTGCAGCGCTGCCATGCGCTGCCGCGCGAAGCCACGCCAGGATTGGAGCACGCATGACGATGCCGGCCCCGGATGATCTTCTGCTCTCGCTCGATTGCGGCACGCAGAGCGTGCGCGCGCTGCTGTTCGATCTGCAGGGGGCACTCGTTGGCAAGGCGCAGGTGCATTTCGACGACTACCGCGCGCCGCAACCCGGTTGGCTGGAGCACGATGCCGAGGGCTTCTGGGCGGCGACGGCGCAGGCCTGCCGGCAGCTTTGGGCCTCGTACGGCCATCTGAAGCCCGCGCTGCGCGGCGTGGCTGTCACGACCCAACGCGGCACCGTGATCCCGATCGATGCCGAGGGCAAAGCGCTGCATCCCGCGTTGATCTGGCTCGACCAGCGCAAGGCGCAGCGCGTGCCGACTGTCGCGCCATGGTGGCGGGCGGCGTTCAAGGCGGCCGGCGTGGCCGACACGATCCGCTACTTCCAGCGCGAGGCTGAGGCCAACTGGTTCGCCGAGTGCGAGCCGGCGCTGTGGGCGAAGACGCACAAGTTCCTGCTGCTGTCGGGCTGGCTCAATTTCCGCCTGACCGGGCGCCATGTGGATTCGGTCGGCGCGCAGGTCGGCTATCTGCCCTTCGATTTCAAGCGGCTCGCCTGGGCGCGGGCGTGGGACTGGAAATGGCAGGCGCTCGCGCTGGCGCCCGATGTGTTGCCCGAGCTCCTGCCGGTGGGTGCGACGCTGGGGCAGGTGACGCGGGCGGCGGCCGCCGACACCGGTATCCCGGAAGGTCTGCCGGTAATTGCCGCGGCGGCGGACAAGGCCTGCGAGATCCTCGGTGCCGGCGCGCCGACGCCGGAGGTCGGCGCGCTCTCCTACGGCACGACGGCGACGGTGAACGTCACCACGCGGCGCTACTTCGAGGCGCTTCCTTGGGTGCCGCCGTATCCGGCCGCGGTGCCGGGCCAGTACAGCAGCGAAGTGCAGATCTTCCGCGGCTACTGGATGGTGCGCTGGTTCAAGGAGCAGTTCGGGCAGGCGGAGCAACTGGCGGCAGAGCAGGCCGGCATCGTGCCCGAGTCGCTCTTCGACGAGATGGTCGCTACCGTGCCGCCCGGCTCGATGGGCCTGATGCTGCAGCCCTTTTGGTCGCCGGGCATCCGCCACCCCGGGCCGGATGCCAAGGGCGCGGTCATCGGCTTCGGCGATGTGCATACCAAGGCCCACCTGTACCGCGCGATCCTCGAGGGCTTGGCCTACGCGCTGCGCGACGGCCGCGAGCGCATCGAGAAGCGGAGCGGGGTGGCGATGCGCGAGCTGCGGGTGTCGGGTGGCGGTTCGCAATCCGACGCGGCGATGCAACTGACTGCCGATATCTTCAATCTGCCGACCTCGCGTCCGCATACCTACGAGACCTCCGGTCTCGGCGCGGCGATCGACTGCGCGGTGGGGCTGGGTCTGCACCGCGACTTCGATTCGGCGGTGGCTGCGATGACGCGCGTCGCGCGGACCTTCGAACCGATCCACGCCAATGCGGCGCTCTACGAGGCGCTCTACACGCGCGTCTACCGCCACATGTACGAACGCCTCGCGCCGCTCTACACCGAGATCCAGCGCATTACCGGCTATCCCAGACTCGACTGAAGACGTTGAAACGAAAACGCCCCGCGCGAGGCGGGGCGTTGGTATGAGCGCGAGGCGTATCAGGAATCCGCCGGCTTCATCTGCGACTGCAGGTAGTTCTGCAGGCCGACCTTCTCGACCAGTTCGAGCTGGGTTTCGAGATAGTCGATGTGTTCCTCGGTGTCGTCGAGGATCTCCTGCAGGATGTCGCGCGACACATAGTCGCGCACCGATTCGCAGTGGGCGATCGCGTCCTTCAGGTCGCCGTGGGCGGTCGTCTCGAGCTTCAGGTCGCCCTGCATGCATTCAACGACGTTCTCGCCGATCATCAGCTTGCCGAGGTCCTGCAGGTTCGGCAGGCCCTCGATCATCAGGATGCGCTCGATCAGCTTGTCGGCGTGTTTCATCTCTTCGATCGACTCGTGATACTCGTGCGAGCCAAGCCGGTCGAAGCCCCAGTTCTTGTAGATCCGGGCGTGGAGGAAGTACTGATTGATTGCGGTGAGTTCGTGCTTAAGCTGCTTGTTGAGCAACTGGATGACCTTCTTGTCGCCTTTCATGTCGGACTCTCCGTTCTTGCGCTGGGGCTTGTGCGTTGGGGCAGGCATGGCAATCGCGCAGGCACGCAAGGGCGTGCTGCGCGCAACGACCGCATTGCGTGGCTACGCCCAGCGTCGCGCTCAGGTCGCGCAAACGACGCGCGCCATTGCCGGCGGCTTGCTGGACTTGCCGTTCAGTGACGGCATTGCAGACACACACGTACATAGCCTAGTCCCGCGGAGAGCGTTGCCACAAGCCCATGTTTGAAAAACGGCTGTGGCAACATGAATAGGAATGGTTCGCATTCTGCTCTTGCGGACGCAAAAGGTCAATTGCGTCCACGTGCGCTCGGGGGACTCCAATGAAAACGGGCCGCAGAGGCGGCCCGTGATGTGCGCAGCAGCATTCCGCTGCAAGCGGCGGTGCAACTACTGTGCCGGCTTGGTGGGCGCCGGCATGCTGCTGTTCAGCGATTCCTGTACCACGTCGAGTTGGCGGATCTGCTCCGGCGTCATCACTTCGAACAGGCGGACAACCTTGCGTACCCCGGTGGTGGTGCTCGCCACGAAGGTCGCGACTTCTTGCTCACGCGGCGAAACCATACCCATCAGATACGCGACACCCGATTCGGTCACGACCTTGACCTGAGTCGAGGAGATTTCCTTGGTCTCGACCAGTCGTGCTTTGACCTTCGACGTCGTCAGCGCATCGCCGCTCTGCTGCGAGAAGCTCGAACGCGGGCCGATCGTCAGTTCGTTGTGCACCGTCCGGATCAGGTGCGGCAATGCGCGCAGCTGCCGTTCCGCTTCGGCTTTCGCTGCCTCGTCCGCCACTTCGCCGCTCAGCAACACGACGCGGTTGAAGCTTGTCACCGACACGCGGGCGGTCGGCCCGAGCTTGTTGCTGATGGCGGAAGAGGCCTTCGCCTCGATCGTCGAATCCTCCACCTGTACGCCGTAGGAGCGGCGATCCATGGTCGCCGTCACGCCCACGGCTGCGCCGGTGACAACCATCGGGACGCAGGCCGGCAGCGACGTCGCCACTGCCAGCACCAATGCGATGCTGCGCAGACTCATGCCTCAGACCCCAGCAACAGGCAGTCGATGCCATCGCAGATGCAGTGGATCGCCAGGATGTGGACTTCCTGGATGCGAGCAGTGCGGTCGTGCGGCACGCACAGGTGCACGTCGCCGTCGCGCAGCATTGCGCCGATCTTGCCGCCACCCTTGCCGGTCAGCGCCACGACCCGGATGTCGCGCTGGTGGGCTGCCTCGATCGCAGCCATCACGTTGCCGGAGTTGCCCGAGGTCGAGATCGCCAGCAACACGTCGCCCGCCTGGCCGAGGCCGCGGACTTGCTTGGCGAAAATCTGTTCGTAGGAGTAGTCGTTCGCGATCGCTGTGATTGCCGAGGTGTCGGTGGTCAGCGCGACCGCGGCCAGCTCTGGCCGTTCGCGCTCGAAACGGCCAATCAGCTCGGCGGCGAAGTGTTGGCAGTCGGCTGCTGAGCCGCCGTTACCGCAAGCGAGAATCTTCCCGCCGTTCATCAGCGCATGGGTCATCGCTTCGATCGCGCCTGCGATTGGCGCGGCCATGGCGTCGACCGCAGCGATTTTCGCGTTGGCGCTGTCTTCGAACTGCTGCGCGATATGGGCAATCAAGTCCATCGTGGCCCCCTGGTCGGTGTCTGAATGGGCGTGCGCCCTAGGATGCGGCGGAGTTTAGCATGCACCCACAAGCCCCCTTTCGCGGATCTGAAACAGGATGAAACCGCGCTCATCCGGGTATCATCCGCGCCCAGCATGATGCCTAGAACCTTGCGCCATTCGCGTCACGAGCGCTGGCTGGCGAACACGCCCTGTGTCCCGCGCAGCGAGATGCGAACCTGGCTTACTGGCAGGGGGTCGCTGACCGCCCGTATCCGTGCCCGCTGTGACGCGTTTGAGGTCCGCGTCCTGCAGCAACGCCTCGGTCTGCCGTTGCCGGATGAACGCCGTCTGATCGGTCTGCGCTGGCATGCGTCGGCGCTTGTGCGTGAAGTGCTGCTGTGTGCCGATGGTGTGCCGGTCGTGTTCGCCCATTCGGTGGTACTGCCCCAGCATCTACGTGGCGCGTGGCACCTCGTCGCGGGGCTCGGTACCCGCCCGCTGGGGGCAGTACTGTTCGCGGATCGCTCGGTGCAGCGCGGGCAACTGCATCTCAAGGCGCTCGATGCGCGGGATCCGCGCTGGCAACGCGCGATCGCGGCGAGCGGCGTCGCGCCGAACGGAGCATTGTGGGCGCGTCGTAGCGTGTTCAAGCGCGCTGGTCGCCCGCTTCTTGTAACCGAGGTCTTTTTGCCGACGCTTCCGAGGCTTTTCAAGTGACCCTGTACGAACGCCTGCGAACATATGAACGCCTGATGCGGCTCGACAAACCCATCGGGATTCTGTTGCTGCTGTGGCCGACGCTCTGGGGGCTATGGTTCGCCGGGGCTGGTAAGCCGAGTCTTTGGGTGGTCTGGATCTTTGTTCTCGGCACCGTGCTGATGCGGTCAGCCGGCTGCGTGATCAACGACTACGCAGATCGCGACTTTGATGGTCACGTCGAGCGCACGGCGCAGCGCCCGCTTGCAACCGGCGCGATCGGCACGGGTGAAGCGCTGGCCCTCGCGGCGGTGCTGGGGGTGCTGTCCTTCTGCCTGATCCTGCCGCTGGAGCGCTTGGTCTGGTACATGTCCGTGCCGGCGGTCTTCCTGGCGGCGAGCTATCCGTTCACGAAACGTTTCTTCGCGATTCCGCAGGCTTACTTGGGCGTCGCCTTCGGCTTCGGCATTCCGATGGCCTTCGCGGCGCTCTGGAACGAAGTGCCCGCGGTTGCATGGTGGCTGCTGCTTGCGAACGTATTCTGGTCGGTCGCCTATGACACCGAGTACGCCATGGTTGACCGACCTGACGACCTGAAGATCGGCATCAAAACTTCTGCCATCACCTTTGGCCGTTTCGATGTGGCGGCTGTGATGATCTGTTATGCAGCCACGATCGGTTTGCTCGCTTGGGTCGGCTGGTTGTTCCAGCGTGGTGTCTATTTCAACCTGGGGCTCGCGCTGGCAGCCGGCATTGCGGCGTACCACTACACCTTGATCAGGGCACGCGATCGTGCCCTGTGCTTCAAGGCCTTCCTGCACAACACATGGTTTGGTGCGGCCGTGTTCGTCGGGCTAGTACTTGACTACGCCCTGCGCGGGACGCACTGAGGTCTAGCGTTTCGTATCGAGCTGCGCGATGCGCGTGTTCGCATCGCGGGCGCCCGCAAACGCCGGGTCGATCTGCAAGGCCCGGCGATAGGCCTGCACCGCTTCCTTGTTGAGCCCTGCCGCTTGCCGCAACAGCCCGAGTTGGTAGAGTGAGTCGGCCTGAGGGTGCTCCGACGCGGCGATCTTCTCGAGTAGCTTGGTCGCTTCGGCTCGGTTGCCACGTGCCAATTGGACGCCGGCGAGCGTATCCAGATAGGTGTTCTCGTTCGGCGACAGTGCCACGGCCTTTTGGCCCCAGGCCAGGGCGTCGTCAAGACGTTCCTTGCGCGACGCAGCCAGCGCGGCTGCGTTGTTGTAGGCGAGCGCGAACTTCGGATCGGCCTTGATCGCCGCCAGGTAGCCGGCATAGGCACCGGCCGCGTCGCCGGCGGCGTGATGCAGCATCCCCTGCTTGAATCGGACTTGGGCCGAATTCGGATCAACCGTGGCGGCTTTGTCGATCAGTTCGATGGCCCCCTTCATGTCGCCAGAGGCTTGCCGGGCGTCCGCCCCTGCGACCATCGCGGAGCCAAATTTCGGATCAAGTGCCACCGCGCGGTCGAAGGCGCGCGCTGCAGCCCGGTAGTCACCCCGTGCCGCTTCCGCCTGGCCGAGCCCGTAGTACGACAACGGGTTCTCCGGCGCCAGGCGCACCGCCTCATTCATGGCGCGCGCTGCGTCGGCCGGGTTCTGCTTCGCGAGCAATGCCATCCCGAGGCCAAAGCGCGCGCCAGCATGGTCTGGCTTCAGTTCTGACGCCTTTCGGAACGCCTCTGCCGCGAGATCCGGTTTGTGAAGGACGTTCAGGTACAGCTCACCCAGATCCAGTTGAGGGGCTGCCGCAGTGGGGCCGGCTTTGGCGGCTTCGAGCGCAAAACGCTCGGCCTCTTTCCACTGTTTCGTGGCCATGCTCAGGCGCGCCATGGCGACCAAGGAGTCCACAGATTGCGGGGCGACTTTGTAGGCCTTCTTCACCCAGTCGCTGGCCTCAGCGTCCTTGTGCTGCAGGCGTGCGATGTCCGCCAGCCCAAGCAAGGGCAGGGGATTGGCGGGTTCCGCCTTCGCGGCTTCACTGAATAACTGCCTCGCCTGGTCGTACTTCCCTTCGTTCAACGCGTCGTAACCCTTATCGAGCGGCGTTGTTGCCTTGGCGGCCGAGCGCGGCTGGATGTCGAGAAAATTATGAATCGGCGTTGCGAGCGATGCGAGTGGCGTCAGGGTGGCGAGCAAGACGGCGAGATGGCGGAGTTTCATTTGTTGGCGGGAGGCTGGACACAAAAAAAGAATACCCCTTTCCGGAAACCGGAAAGGGGTACTTGTGCGTGCTGCAGCGAAAACTTACTTCGCGCGGCGACGGCGTGCAGCTGCCAGACCGGCAAGGCCCAGACCAGCCAGCGCGAGGCTGCCCGGTTCCGGAACATCGCCACCCGGCGGGATGAACACACCACCCGAGGCGCCGAAGCCGAAGATGAAGGTGTTCGGCACACCAGTCGTCGGGCCGCCGGCTACGTTGGCTTGGCCGTATGAGTAGATGCCGATTTCGACGTCGGATGCGTCGCCATCGACCATGCGGCGAGCGAGGTCTGCGTCGGCTTCAGTCCCCGCAGCACCGTAGTAGGTGGTGAACTTGATCGTTTCACCCGCGCCAACCGCTGCGAAGTTGAAATCGAACAGCGCGCCGTGGTCATCCGGGCCACAGTCAGTGAAGTTCGCATCGTCTTGTGCGCATGCAGTCGCGCCAAGTACGCGGTGGCTTGAGGCCAGCGGGTTCGAAGACGAGAAGCCGTCGCGCGTCGTGTGCAGCAGGTTGCTGCCGTTGGCGATACCCAGCGCGCCCGGCACGCCTTGGATCGTCACAAATTCGCTGAAAGCGGTCGGGTAGATGTCCCAGTCCATCACGCGGCGATAGCGCAGGTCACCCGATGCAATCGCGAAAGTCTGCAGGTTCTTGATCGACACGTCGTCAGCGTAGAGCGCCGAAGTCGTGGAAATCGGATGGTAGTTGTGCGTCACTTCCAGAATCGCGGCGCCCGAAGCGTTCAGCACGCGCGACACCGAGATGGCGGTCGATGCCGTGGAGGTGAAGGACACCAGGCTCAGGCCGCCAGTGCCGACGGAGGTGTTCTGGTAGCCAGCTACACCGGTCGAAGCAATCGCAGCACCCCAGCCTTCGCAGGTGCAGCCGTACACCGTGCTGTCGCCGCCGGTAACGTTGTACTTGAGGCCGACGCCGCCGTAGTTCAGCGCGCCCAGGTCGTTAACGCCAAGGCTGACGGTCCCGTTGGTGATGACTGCGCCGGCGCTTGCGGCCGTCGAGATTGCAGCACCGCCGATCAGCAGGATGGCGGCAGCGAGTGATTTCATTTTCACGATTTAGCCTCGTTGTCGTTGGGTGGCAGGACGATGTCCTGACTCGCAGAGATTGAAGCAGGCTTCGTGCCAGCCGTCGTTTGGATTCTATCTAATTGAAATCGTTGATGGTTTTGTTCTGTTTGTCGGTTGCGACAAATGCGGTGTAAGAAAATCCGTCGACGCCCACGCGGCGGAGGTGGAGCCCTGGCGGTATCATCGCGGCCATATCGGACCCAGTTTGAAAGACGCCAACTGCGATGCGTTACAAGGATCTGCGCGACTTCATTGCGCAACTCGAAAGCCGCGGCGAGCTCAAGCGCATCGCCCATCCGGTGGATACACACCTTGAGATGACCGAGATTGCCGACCGCGTTTTGCGTGCGGGCGGTCCGGCGCTCTTGTTCGAGAACGCGCACACGCAGGGGCGTACGTGCGCGATGCCTGTTCTGGCCAACCTTTTCGGTACGCCGCAGCGCGTGGCCTATGGCATGGGCGAGGACGGTGACTGGAAGACGGCCTTGCGCGAAGTCGGCAAGTTGCTCGCCTTCCTGAAGGAGCCCGAGCCACCGAAGGGGCTTAAGGATGCCTGGGAGAAGCTGCCGATCTTCAAGCAGGTGATGAACATGTCGCCGAAGGTCGTCGGTTCTGCGCCGTGTCAGGAGGTCGTATGGGAGGGCAAGGACGTCGACCTGTCGCGTCTGCCGATCCAGCACTGCTGGCCGGGTGATGCTGCGCCCCTGATCACTTGGGGACTGGTCGTGACGCGCGGCCCGCACAAACAGCGTCAGAACCTTGGCATCTACCGCCAGCAGGTGCTCGGACCTAACCGGGTCATCATGCGCTGGTTGGCGCATCGAGGTGGCGCGCTGGATTTTCGCGAACATCAGCAAGCAAATCCGGGAAAACCATTTCCGGTTGCCGTGGTGCTCGGCTGCGATCCGGCGACCATCCTGGGGGCGGTGACGCCTGTGCCCGATAGCCTGTCCGAGTACCAGTTCGCCGGCCTGTTGCGCGGGGCGAAGACTGAATTGGTGAAGTGCCTCGGCTCCGAGTTGCAGGTTCCCGCGTCGGCCGAGATCGTGCTTGAAGGCGTGATCCACCCCGATGATATGGCGCCCGAAGGCCCCTACGGTGACCACACCGGCTACTACAACGAGGTATCGGACTTCCCGGTGTTTACGATCGAACGCATCACGATGCGCCGTAACCCGATCTACCACAGCACCTACACCGGTAAACCGCCGGATGAGCCGGCGATGCTTGGGCTCGCGCTCAACGAAGTATTCGTGCCGCTGTTGCAGAAGCAGTTTCCGGAGATTGTCGACTTCTATCTGCCGCCGGAGGGCTGCTCCTACCGGCTGGCGGTGGTGAGCATCAAGAAGGCCTACCCGGGCCACGCCAAACGCGTGATGTTCGGTATCTGGAGCTTCCTGCGCCAGTTCATGTACACCAAGTTCATCATCGTCGTGGATGACGATGTCGACGTGCGCGACTGGAAAGAAGTGATCTGGGCGATGACCACGCGGGTAGATGCGACGCGCGACACTACGCTGGTCGACAACACGCCGATCGACTACCTTGATTTTGCTTCACCGGTCGCGGGGCTCGGCAGCAAGATGGGCCTGGACGCGACCAACAAATGGCCGGGTGAAACGCAGCGCGAGTGGGGTACGCCTATCGTCATGGACGAGGCGGTCAAAGAGCGTGTCGACTCGATGTGGGGGCAGCTTGGGCTGTAGTGGTTGCCTTGATTCGCGTGGTTTGGTCGTGAAATGAAAAAAGGGGCGTCAAGCCCCTTTCTGCATTTGGTGTCGCGTTCAAAGGTAGAGCGCGATCAGCTTCTTGGTCCAGACCGCACCACGATCGTTCTTGTCTTTCAGGCGGTCGAACTCAGCCTGAAGGAAAGCCTTGGACTCCGGCGTATCGAGATCGCCGATCGCCTTCAGCGCGATCGCCCGGTCTTGCCAGATATCGGCACCGATGCCGCTGTAGAGGTTCTCGAGCAACTTTTGCTGGCTGGTCGCCTTCAGGATGCCGAGCGAGGAAATCGCAGCGAGGCGCACGTATTCCTGATTGTGCGCAGTCAGTTTGACGAGCGGCTCAATCGCGCGCGGATTGTTGCTGAAACCAAGCTGATAGACATCGAAGTAGCTGAGGGGGTTGGTCGCGGCTTCCGCGTTCACCTTGGCCACCAAGCGATCGATCTCTGAGTCGTCGGATTTGAGACCGTACACATCGCGGTTGATCTTTGCCGCGAGCTCTTTGGTGATCAGGCTCAACGGCTCGCTATAGCATGGGTCGTTGAGTTCGTCGAAGCCCCACACCGGGACCTTGGCGCGCTTCACGTAGGCCGTCATCCGCTTCTTGCCGGCGGGTGTTGTGACGTCGGCCACCAGAAAGGTCAAGGTCACCATTGGCGAGAATCCGGTCGCGCGATGATTGTCGATGCCGACTTTGGAGATGCTGATTTCCATCGCCTGATTGCCAGCGCCCTGGGTTACAGGAATACCGCGAGCGACAAGTTCCTTTGTGGTGTGTTCAGCAACGAAGGCAACCGGATCGAGTGGTTTGCCTTTGGCAACGAAATTCATCGGGACGATCCAGGTCGAGAAGCTCGCCTTGTCGCTTGCTGGCCGGCTGTCGACGAAGTTCAACTGATCTTGCTTGCTGCGCGCTTCGCCGCTGAACTTGTGTTCTGAGGGCACTGGATCCTTGATCGGGATAGTGAGGCCACCAGCCGCACAGCCAGCGAGCATCGAAACGACCAGCATGGCGGGGGCCAGCCGGCACACAAACGTATGGAACATTGCTTTTCTTCTCCTTGATGGCTTCGCGCGCCCGCTTCGGTCTCGGTGCCGAGTCGGCAGCGTGCGTCGGCAATTGTGCCGGCTTTGGACTGGAACATTCGTGTCGAGGGCGCGACGAGATCATGGGGGCGGCCGATCTTGCGATAGTTTGCATTCTTGAGAGCCGCCACATCTCGAAGGCGCTGTTGCGGATTGCATCGGGTCGGCACACGCGGAACACTATGAACAGTTCTGGTGAGCGGAGCTCATGTCATGGATACCTCGGTACCAGGGGAACGCTTCACGCTTTACGATGCGCCGCGCCTTGAGCGGGTGATCGACTGGATGGCGGCGCAGGCCTTTCCGCTGCTCGCCGGGGCGGATGATCCGCTGTTGCTCGGCATCCTTCGGCGCGGCGGGCCGCTGTCCGCGATGTTGCAGGCGCGGCTGCAGGCCATCTACGGCCTGGCGCTGCCGCGTTACGAAATCAAACTCAAGCGCTATGGGGACGATCTGGCACTGTTGCACGCCGACACGCAACTGACGGAGAACGCCGAGTTTTCTGCGCGTGATCTTTCAAGCGCGACGGTGCTGGTGGTGGACGACGTGCTCTACCAGGGGCACTCACTCGCCCGCGTTGTCGGCTACCTCACGCAGCGCGGGGCTGCGGCGGTTCATGCGGCGGTGTTGGCGGATCGCTGTGTGGCGTCGTTGCCGGTGAAGGCCGAAGTCGTCGGGCTGTGTTTGCAGTTGTCAGACCGCGACGTCGTTGAATGCCACGTGCCCCCGTACGAACCGGAGTTCAAGATCGAGCTGCTGCGGCCCACGCATTTCGGCGGCCGTTGATTGGCTTACAGCCCGGTCCGTTTGCGTTCGACGGCGAAGCGCGCCAGTGCGGCGGAACCGTCGAGTTCCAGCTTGCGTTTGATGTTGAGCCGATGCGTCTCGACGGTGCGCACCGATAGATCCAGCCGCTGAGCGATCTCCTTGCTCGACAGGCCTTCCGCAATGAAGGCGAGCACTTCCTTCTCGCGCTGCGTGAGCAGCGGGTCGGGCGTTGCGCCGTGTGCCAGCGCGTCTGCCACGCCAGCCGAGTAGTAGCGGCGGCCGGCCATCACGGTTTCGATGGCGGCGACGATCTCCTGCGCCGGGCTGTCCTTCAGTACATAGCCGCGGGCGCCGACGCGAAAGGCTTCGACGACCACCTGCGGCTGGTCGTGCATGGTCAGCATCACGATGCGCAGGGCGGGGAATCGCTCGTGGCATTGGCGGGCGAGTTCCACCCCATTGGTGCCCGGCAGGCCGACATCCATCAGCGCGATGTCGGGCGAGTGCTGTTCGACCATCGTCAGCGCTTCGGCTGCCGAGCCGGCCTCGGCGACGACGCGGAAGCCGGGCACTGCTTCGAGCCTTGCCCTCACGCCATCCCGCACCAGCGGGTGGTCGTC encodes:
- a CDS encoding phosphoribosyltransferase family protein, yielding MDTSVPGERFTLYDAPRLERVIDWMAAQAFPLLAGADDPLLLGILRRGGPLSAMLQARLQAIYGLALPRYEIKLKRYGDDLALLHADTQLTENAEFSARDLSSATVLVVDDVLYQGHSLARVVGYLTQRGAAAVHAAVLADRCVASLPVKAEVVGLCLQLSDRDVVECHVPPYEPEFKIELLRPTHFGGR
- a CDS encoding response regulator, translated to MSHPTGGSSSIRILLVDDHPLVRDGVRARLEAVPGFRVVAEAGSAAEALTMVEQHSPDIALMDVGLPGTNGVELARQCHERFPALRIVMLTMHDQPQVVVEAFRVGARGYVLKDSPAQEIVAAIETVMAGRRYYSAGVADALAHGATPDPLLTQREKEVLAFIAEGLSSKEIAQRLDLSVRTVETHRLNIKRKLELDGSAALARFAVERKRTGL